The following proteins are encoded in a genomic region of Vicugna pacos chromosome 16, VicPac4, whole genome shotgun sequence:
- the PRR15L gene encoding proline-rich protein 15-like protein has protein sequence MTEVGWWKLTFLRKKKSSPKVLYEIPDTYAQTEGSAEPPRPDGGDPDSHFNTRLEKIVDKSTKGKHVKVSNSGRFKEKKKVRATLAENSNLFDDRESKGQ, from the coding sequence ATGACCGAAGTTGGTTGGTGGAAGCTGACTTTCCTCCGGAAAAAGAAATCCTCTCCCAAGGTTCTCTATGAGATCCCCGATACCTATGCCCAAACTGAGGGCAGCGCGGAGCCCCCGAGGCCTGACGGCGGAGACCCTGACAGCCACTTTAACACCCGCCTGGAGAAGATTGTGGACAAGAGCACAAAGGGCAAACACGTCAAAGTCTCCAACTCGGGCCGcttcaaggagaagaaaaaagtccGAGCCACGTTGGCGGAGAACTCCAACCTCTTTGATGACAGGGAGAGCAAAGGACAGTGA